A stretch of Pseudoprevotella muciniphila DNA encodes these proteins:
- a CDS encoding TlpA family protein disulfide reductase — protein sequence MKRTFLMLLAAFLMVGTSCGKNSNGIEEVVPENEQPAQTPKAVLKKIDASLTGKAVFKAIAENYEGKVVVLDFWATWCGPCRMAMKQIDAIKDELVKKGAIFVYVTGDTSPQADFDAMYKGIAGDHYRLPDAQWKTVLNQFGISGIPYYMILKKDGSIAYTHMGYPGNDELKMQAEIALSEQAQ from the coding sequence ATGAAAAGAACTTTTTTAATGTTGCTTGCAGCCTTCCTGATGGTAGGAACAAGTTGTGGAAAGAACAGTAATGGCATCGAAGAGGTTGTACCCGAGAACGAACAACCCGCACAGACACCTAAGGCTGTCCTCAAGAAAATTGATGCCAGCCTGACTGGCAAAGCAGTTTTCAAAGCCATTGCCGAAAATTACGAAGGCAAGGTTGTTGTCCTCGATTTCTGGGCTACATGGTGCGGACCATGCCGAATGGCAATGAAGCAAATCGATGCCATCAAGGATGAATTGGTAAAAAAAGGTGCCATCTTCGTTTACGTAACTGGTGATACATCGCCTCAGGCTGACTTCGATGCCATGTACAAGGGTATCGCCGGCGACCATTACCGTTTGCCTGATGCGCAATGGAAAACCGTTCTCAACCAATTCGGCATATCGGGTATTCCCTATTATATGATCCTGAAAAAGGATGGTAGTATCGCCTATACCCACATGGGCTATCCTGGCAACGATGAACTGAAAATGCAGGCAGAAATCGCTCTCAGCGAGCAAGCACAATAG
- a CDS encoding SLC13 family permease has protein sequence MAELTIEEKQRGSVAPPQPSKEESKFDRNRHIAGAILGPLCAVLIWLTPIDALKPEAHHLLAIMSLVAIWWICEPVPIPVTSLIGPTLCVILGVVDMKTAFAAFASPMIFLFMGGFIIAKAMMVNGLDKRIAYGIMSMKWVGDSPRRIFIAIGLACMMCSGWISNTATAAMMFPIALGLLETIREMMASQGKQIDLSNYKYATGLMLMTAYACSIGGVLTPIGTPPNIIMIGFLDEMAKEVPHVSFFNWMVWGSIAMVLYFLVAYVVLWRLFPAEVSHIAGAKEFIAEKVRGLGKWTRSQVCTLIGFSTAVLLWVLPGVLSVIYGSDSEILKDYNKYFPEAAAAMVGALLLFFLPGDNGRPALRWKQAVEGVEWGTLLLFGGGLAMGGLMYTTGLSDWIGEGLKLLLGQNPSSIVFVGIFCVAALLLSELTSHTAATNLIGPIAIGTALSLGINPVPVAVGIALSSSLGFMMPVSTPPNAIVYASGYIPITKMIKSGLIIDIIGIFLITIPIVLLLVNLVLGN, from the coding sequence ATGGCAGAATTAACTATTGAAGAAAAGCAACGGGGTAGCGTTGCTCCCCCGCAGCCTTCAAAAGAAGAATCAAAATTCGACAGAAACCGACACATTGCAGGTGCCATTCTTGGTCCGCTTTGTGCGGTCCTTATCTGGCTTACACCGATTGATGCGTTGAAGCCAGAGGCACACCATCTGCTTGCCATCATGTCGCTTGTGGCTATCTGGTGGATTTGCGAACCGGTGCCCATTCCCGTTACCTCGCTCATAGGTCCCACCTTGTGTGTAATCTTGGGCGTTGTGGATATGAAAACGGCTTTCGCTGCTTTCGCAAGTCCGATGATATTCCTTTTTATGGGAGGATTTATCATAGCGAAGGCGATGATGGTGAACGGACTCGACAAACGCATAGCGTATGGTATTATGTCGATGAAATGGGTGGGCGACTCGCCGCGACGCATCTTCATTGCCATTGGTCTGGCATGTATGATGTGCTCTGGCTGGATCAGCAACACCGCCACGGCAGCCATGATGTTCCCCATTGCTCTCGGACTGCTTGAAACCATACGTGAGATGATGGCGAGCCAAGGCAAACAAATTGACCTCTCAAACTATAAATATGCCACGGGCCTTATGCTCATGACGGCATACGCCTGCTCCATAGGTGGTGTGCTCACACCCATCGGTACACCTCCTAATATCATCATGATCGGTTTCCTCGATGAAATGGCGAAAGAAGTTCCTCACGTTTCGTTCTTCAACTGGATGGTTTGGGGTTCTATCGCCATGGTACTTTATTTTTTAGTTGCATACGTGGTGCTTTGGAGACTCTTCCCTGCAGAGGTCAGTCACATAGCCGGTGCAAAGGAATTCATTGCAGAAAAAGTGCGCGGATTGGGCAAGTGGACACGTTCGCAAGTGTGCACACTCATCGGTTTCTCCACAGCAGTGCTTCTCTGGGTGCTGCCGGGTGTCCTAAGCGTGATATATGGCTCCGATTCTGAAATACTGAAGGATTATAACAAGTACTTCCCCGAGGCTGCCGCTGCCATGGTTGGTGCTCTTCTGCTCTTCTTCCTGCCAGGCGACAATGGTCGTCCTGCACTGAGATGGAAACAGGCTGTGGAAGGTGTGGAGTGGGGCACACTGCTTCTCTTTGGCGGTGGACTCGCCATGGGTGGCTTGATGTATACCACTGGCCTGTCGGACTGGATAGGCGAAGGTCTCAAGTTATTGTTGGGCCAGAATCCGTCATCAATAGTATTTGTAGGTATCTTCTGTGTGGCAGCCTTGCTACTCTCAGAACTCACCTCGCACACTGCTGCAACGAACCTTATCGGCCCTATAGCCATTGGTACGGCTCTGTCGCTTGGCATAAATCCGGTGCCCGTGGCTGTAGGTATAGCGCTGTCGTCATCGCTTGGCTTCATGATGCCTGTATCAACACCGCCCAATGCGATTGTTTATGCCAGTGGTTACATACCTATCACGAAGATGATCAAGTCGGGACTTATCATCGACATTATTGGCATCTTCCTGATAACTATACCCATTGTTCTGCTGCTCGTCAACTTGGTTCTCGGAAACTGA